In the genome of Stomoxys calcitrans chromosome 4, idStoCalc2.1, whole genome shotgun sequence, the window gtaattattatccgatttggctgaaattttgtacaacggcttctatagcggtctataacctgatacaactcccatataaaacgatcaccctattttacttcttgagtccccaaagggcggaattcttattagaaatggctgaaactttacacaatgacttctactatgatcttcgAATCGGAGCATATCTTGGTATATCTtcgatagcatagcaattcttttcttttatcctttgtttggttaaaaagagatatcgggaaaagaactcgacaaatgctaaccatggtggagggttccaTACCCTCCactcggccgaacttgacactcttttgcttgttatatataagattttgtcaaattttttatttacatagaaaattttgtcagaattttatagaaaattttgttttctataaaaaatagtaGTCAAAATAGTTTCttctattaaattatatttcaCAATCTCTCAACAACTTTGCAGATAAAAGGTAaggattttagttttttttttttttttggttttaaaaaaccTTCCATTTCTAATCTACTTTGTATTTGAGAAGTAATCAGGCCACAACAGTCcattatcatcatcaccatTAAATGATGCCTGAGAGAGATACGTAACAATTAATTGAACCATATAAGCAAACACTATCTGATAGCGTGTGAAAAATGTGGTTTGTatttaacatttgtttttttatcattttattaTCATTTATAATTCAAGCGAAATAAAAAACATGGCAAGTTGTCTACTTTGCCTATCATTTGTCACTGAAACAAACCATACATTaattaatcaaaaatttaaattgtttgaTAACAGAAAACTAGAAAGAAGGAATTGATAATCGCAAAAAGTTTTATAAGCCATATGGGGCATATTGTCAGCACTTTTTTTTCGCATataaccattaacaatataaCATTGGCTCTTGAAAAAAGCGGTAGGTCATCAGCATGACGAGGCTAGCGATTAAGGAAGAAAAGTTTCCCGGCAATCTAAGAAGCTCTACGTACGCCAATGAATTTGGCGGCCAATATTGATCAAATCGTTAATACTTCTACGATGAAAGTTGTTCGTTTTACCAGGAGATACAGCTTACTCGCGGTGGCACCTGTCTGCTGCTTGGGTAGAGGGaatataccatttattgaaAGCGCAAAAAGTCCCAGGTGTTGATTGAATATCAAACCCAATAATTTGggaaagagagagaaagagagagaaagggagatTTTGCCTTAAACATCTGCTAGGAGGCCATTGCAAAGGTTGGAGGGCTAAAACTACTGTATACTGTGGTCGTCATACCTGTAAGGCTGTTTGATGTTGTAGTCTGGTAAACCTTGGAAACCGACTCTTAATTAGTCGATCGCATGCTAAGAATATTTTGTCGGTGCATCACGGCTGTATTGATTACAACACCCTTTGCTGCACTGAATTTTGATGCTACATTTTATGCCTCTACAAATTTCTGTAACCATTGTCATGAGGATAAGAGAGTTTTCTCTTTGATCGAGCAGTGGCTATGGTCCTATTTTCCAAACAGTGTGGATTAAACATTGCCTATATCTCTATTTGATAAGAAGTACTTCACTTCAAAGATTattgggtcgattatggatagcAACACAACTTCAGTTGCGTTGCCAACGGCCAAAATTTGTTACAGAAATGTTGATTTTTGTAATGAATTACgtacttttttacaatttcttaATAGCTGAACTTTAAAAACACTGATActgaatgaaattgaaaaatgtcCAACTTTATGTTTTGTGGTTTTATCTCCTGGCAACGCAACTTTAGTcgagttgcaatccataatcgacccatatGTTTCCCAAtctaaacttgaaaaattcaaatGCTTTGCTGTCGTATCACTCTGCAGTATCACTCATCGTGTCTATCATGAAAGGACAGTCTAATGGTCCAATGGTTGCAAATAAAAATGTCTGCAGAGTAACGAGTTCTGCAGTAGTAAGTCACGTCAAGGAAGAGTAAACTATAGAACATCTATTCTGTGTCTGTCCTACTTTGGCaagcagaagaagttccactttaggttcttatttctttaaaaaaatgtctcACGTGAACATTTATAATTTCTTAAGCTTATTTAAGCGATCTGGCTGGTTCAACGGCCGGCAGTAGAAGGCATCATCCTTttcctattcctgtggtatcccGAATACAAAATGAAACTTAAATTAAGGAACTTGGacaaactgctcacatatcaatgagtgctgtccgattcatatTTAAACtgaaagataaggggcctcaattttatagacgagtccgaacggtttgccgcagtgtgacatctctttggagagaaaaaatatggcagccatgtagcTACATTTTCGCAAATgtccccagcattaggagggtataaccaccgctgaatctTTTTTTCTGACGttttcgtcaggattcgaactggATATCACtctgtggtgtcacaatggacctaaCTGTCTAAGTGAGTTTCATTCCAGATTGCCACtaaaaccaaacctaacctagcatGAACGTTTGAAAtcaaagtttcaaccaaatcgtagaCAATTTTAGACAagattttcatggaattttctctgaagaaaaattttccataaagacacaattttcagggaatttctctgaagacaaaatttcccagaaattttctccaaaggcaaaattttcatgtaattttctctaaagacaaaattttttctaaggacaaattttttttttttcataaacaacaaaaacaaaagtttctctaaaaataaaatttccatgacattttcatctaaagacaaaatttccatgaaattttccctagagacaaaatgttaattaaattttctcaaaatcaaaaatttccatgacAAATTTCCGTTTATTAGACCAAATTTCCCTAAACCCAAaatatccataaaattttctctagaaacaaaatttcttgaaaatttctctaaacacaaaatttcttgaaaatttctctaaacacaaaatttttggaaattttttctaaagacaaaatttcttgaaatattctctaaagaaaaaaattcaatgaaattttctctaaaaacaaaagtttactCCACCTGCAGGatagtattatggtcagacagttgaaaacaaatctcagtccctgggttctcaatgtagacccccaggcgcactctgtcctctagctttgatccatctgtgtagcatgatcttccagatggtaataccaGAGTTCAGTCAATCCAAAACTATGATtttcgctggcagcagtgcctcggactcgatctcaagtgtcgtctcagatatctGATCGGTGCTCCTATCATTTacctattctcccatcgccttaagtctcataccgcagttgctgcctcacacttaatatgtatgtccaTGGGTAAAATATCtgaaatagtctccagtgtcttTGTGGGCGTGAGGACTCATCGCCCGACCTATGACAAGAAAACatgttttctaaaattttctctaaaggcaaaatttccatgaaaatttctttaaagtttctctgaagacaacatttctatgaaattttctctggacaaaatttttttttaaattttctttaaagataacatttttttgaaattgtccTAAAGTCAAAAATtcgttaattttttcttaagataaaatttacataaaattttctctgaagacaaaaatttcataaagaataaacattttaagacaaaatttctaagaaatttgctTTTGAGACAAAATCACCCAAtttcttttttcaatattttaaagaaattttccctgaagacaacaacatttcaatgtgttttctttgttttctttctcTAACTTGAATGTCTTTAATTATTCTGTACTCCATAGCGTATACgttatataaataataaaataagaattcTTGTTCATCATACGCAcccatgtgttttgtttttgcatagATATGAGCCTACGGATCCATCAGGAGGCACATGTGGACAAAATGAGATATGCATTGGTGGCTATGCTCGCACCGTGTACACGGTCAAACGTCTGCTGGAGGAACAAAAAGATAAAAATGTGGTCTATTTCAATGCTGGCGATAGTTTTCAGGGGACATTGTGGTATAACATAGGCAGATGGAATGTTACCAGTCAATTTCTTAATATGTTGCCTGCGGATGCTATGGTAAAGTATAACAAATGTCCAAAAgattttttatgtttattgCGGGTTTTTTTTTAGACATTGGGCAATCATGAATTCGATCATGGCGTTGAAGGTTTGGTGCCATTTTTACAACATATACAAAGTCCCATGCTGGTGGCTAACATGGATGTCAGCAAGGAACCCAGCTTATTGGGTCTCTACCAAAACTCTACCATAATTGAAAGAGGCAATAGGAAGATAGGAGTCATTGGAGTGATATTGGAAACAACTTATGTAAGTAAGAGACAaggggaataaaaaaaaaacaaataaacagctAGAACCAACAGCAATGGGTTACAGCTTTTAATCGCCTGTTTCAttcaaatgatatttttttctcaCAATAAAATCAGCTGGTGTGATATAGCCCTAACTGggttttctcgaaatttaaactttttcttttttcctttctttAGGATCTTGCCAACACCGGTGAGGTGATTTTCCTTAATGAAAGCCTGACCATTTTGGAGGAAGCTGCCAAGCTTAAAGCCCAAGGTGCCAATATTATCATTGTCTTATCGCATTGTGGCTATGACGTTGACCAAGTGATAGCAGCAAATGCGGGCTCTGAGATTGATGTCATTGTGGGTGCCCATTCCCATACCTTTTTATATACAGGCGATACTCCACCGGGGCCGGATAAACCTGGTGGCGACTATCCCACAGAAGTTATTCATGCTTCGGGACATCGTGTTCTCATAGTTCAGGCTGCAGCATATGCCAAATATGTGGGTAATATTACGGTGTATTTTGACAATGAAGGCAATGTGGTGGACTTTGAGGGTGCACCAATATATATGGCGGCAGATGTACCTGAAGGTGAGTAGCTAGGAACCGGGGgaggaaaaaatgttttttccaccGACAACTGTATGGGCGTTGGTAAATTCACatatttccaaaatatttcatttcctttttcagaTCCCGAAGTGTTGGAGGCCATTAAGCCCTGGAAGGAAATAGTCGATGCCAAAGGCCATGTTATAATAGGGCACACTGCAGTGGATCTTTTAAAAGACCCCTGTGACAAAGAAGAGTGTAATCTGGGCAATTTTTTCACCGATGCCCTAGTTCATGCGGTAATTTTggctaaatatttcaaaaataattcaaatttacTAATTCACTACAGTATTTAGTTTTTGAATTTAGCTCCCTATAATGAGGAAAACTGGTCGTTGGCCCCCATAGCTTTGGTTAATAATGGAGGCTTGCGGGTACCTCTGCATCGAGGCagtacgtttttttttataaaaaaatattaattttctctTATGATCATTCAATCATTTCACCTTTAACAGATCTGACGTACTCCCACATGGTCACCATGTCACCTTTTGAAGGTACATTGAGTGCCTTTGATTTGCCTGGTGAACAATTACTGGAGGCTTTGGAATTTGCTGTTAGTAAAATCGATTTGGATAATGGTATTACCACTTCGGTTCCTTTTCTACAAGTTGCTGGCTTAAAAATTACCTATGACTATAAGAGACCAGTAAATGAAAGAGTCGTGGGACTCAAAGTTCGTTGTGGTGCTTGTCGTTTACCCAGCTATGAGCCTTTGAACAAAACCTCCATATATCGCATAGTGGCTTCAAACTTTTTATTAAATGGTGGAGATGGTTTTCATATGCTCGAAAAGCATGCCACTAATATTAAGTGAGTATGGAAGAGGGCTGCGAGTATTTTTTACATTTAAtatgtttctttttgttttttttaaggcCTTatataaccgatttggacgCTTTGTTGGCATACACAGAACAGGTTACACCCATCTATACGGGATTGCAAGGTCGTATTAAGGTGGTGTAGAgattataaacaaataaaaatgaataaaagaATAAATTTTCTAGTTATTTAACCGTTAGGGTgaagataatttttttataatattttctttatttctccTTCGAGACTATCTCAAAGATTGcagatttttgcaatggaaaagaaaacccagagatcacaacacaccaaCTATTATGAGATGTGTTTCATTCTGGGTGGGGACTTACATCGTTAACACATTTTCGCGGTAAATTCGATACAAGTACGACCTACCGACCCTCtgcttcaaaaaaaaagaacaccaACTGTCAtggaccatcaagaatatattgactcaaatgaaagaatgtGTCAGAGAGCAATCCCCCTCCTCCAATCCTACAAAAAAAGGACCtactaaaaccaagagaatgtaGTAGTTCTAGCatccaaaaccaagagaatgaagtaggtctaatatccaaactttaTTAGTTttaccctccccttaccctattttcaaaaatgccagatctcggatgggtggggcgatttaagcgaaatttagtttgtttataataacacaaaaacagaaatttggtatccttatttatgGTGGCTGCGCCAACTCCAAAACCCGACAAATGAAAATATTAACCAATAATaacacatgaaaggtatttgagactagagcatgaatctgatatataggCGTTCACCTCACCCTCAAAAATACCCCTATagcggatatatttaccgatcacagcaatataaggctcaaatgaaaggtatttgggaatagagcacgaaaatgatatacatattggggcgaaatatctgaaagggcttaccagcaccccaaaacgggacttatttcctgaccgtgccagtatagggcacGTACCAGAGTGAAAtaaggcgcagcgtagcgggaCATGTCATGCttgttttctctaaaaacaaaattgccatgaaattttctctaaagacaaaattttctatcaaattttctttaaagacaaaatatctatgaaattttctcttaagacgaaatttccatCAATTTTTCTCCATCTAAAATTTCCATAATATTATCTCTCAAATAagcttaaataaaaaacaaaattttccatgaaaaagaaatttcctgaaattttctccaaaaaacaaaatttccataaaattttctttaaaacacaaaatttccataaaattttctttaaacacacaaaactttccataaaattttctccaacgtcaaaattttgatgagatTTTCTCTAACGATAAAACtcgcatgaaattttctccaaagacaacatttttatgaaattgtctccaaagacaacatttttatgaaattgtctctaaaggcattttttcatgaaattttctatagagacaaaaatttccatgaaattttctcaaaagacaaaatatccatgaaattttctccaaagacacaatttctaaaaaaatttccctatataaaaaaaaaatttaaaaatttcatggaaattttctctctaaagacaaaattttcataaaattttcttttgagacaaaatttccagaaaattttcttttgagacaaaatttccaggaaattttctttaagacaaactttgcataaaattttctatagaaaagaaatttcaatgaaaagacaaattttcaataaatttttttctaaagacaaatcttaaatgaaatattttttttttgtttctctttcgagacgagctcaatgatcgaagattgcaattggaaaaggaaagtcaaagatagcaacacacatcaaccacttggtatgttgtatttgaatcgtattaattgcgaaaacacaCCTATGATACAAGTACCTCATTAACcatgctcgacaaccctgtctattagctgtactttttcccaatgcatgtatttttgtgtaatgacagactttttttctgtggcaattacacttcttccgactttgtgcatctgttggaagttgtgtcCAAAtgcaagaaattttctcaaaagacatgaaattttctctaaaaaaatttcctgcaattttctccaaaaacaaaacttttattaaattttctttaaatgcaaattttaaatgaaattttttatagaggcaaaaatttctatgaaattttctctaaagacaatttttaaatgaaatattccataaaaagttctttaaagacaaaacttccatgaaattttctctgaacacaaaatttccataaaattttctctaaaaataaatttccatgaaattgtctctaaaaacaaatttccatgaaattttccaagaaattgtctctaaaaaaaaaattccatgaaaatttcttcaaagacaaaatttttatgaaattttctttcaaggcaaattttcaatgaaatattttatgaaatttactccaaaggcaaaatttctaagaaattttctctaaagacaaaatttccatgaaattttctctttacacaaaatttccatgaaattttctctttacacaaaatttccatgaaattttctctttacacaaaatttccatgaaattttctcaaaaaaaaaaatcaatgaaattttctccaaagtcaaaattttctttaaaggcaaattttcaattaaattttctatgacatATTCtccatagacaaaatttccatgaaattttctccaaagacaaaatttaaataaaattttccccaaagacaaaatttccatgagatTTTCTCCCAggtcaaaatttaaatgaaattttccccaaagacaaaatttccattaaattttctccaaagacaaaatttccatgaaattttatataaagacaacttttctatgaaattttctctgtacacaaaatttccatgaatttttttggaaagacaaaatttccatgaaattttctctagacacaaaatttccatgaatttttttgtaaagacaaaatttccatgaaattttctccaaagacaaaatttaaatgaaattttccccaaagacaaaatttccattaaattttctccaaagacaaaatttccatgaaattttatataaagacaacttttctatgaaattttctctgtacacaaaatttccataaatttttgtggaaagacaaaattactataaatttttctctaaaaataaatttcgataatattttcaattaacacaaatttttcaaataatgttctccaaagacaaagtttccatgaaattttctatagacaaaaatttcattactaattttcaattaaattttctccaTTGACAAATCTTCCATGATTTCCATttccaaattttctttaaaggcaaattttCTATCACATTTTCGATAGAGACAAACATTTTCATGATATACAaaagttttatgaaattttctttaaagaaaaaatttccataaaattttgtctaaaaacaaaaattccatgaaattttatctaaagaccaaatttctataatttttttttttgagataaaatttccatgatattttctctaaagacattttttaaatgaaattttccataaaatttttctctaaaaacaaattttcatgaaattttccataaagacaaaatttcaatgaaattttctctgaggacaaaatttccttaaagtttttttttcttgaatatGACGATTATTTCTAAGTTTTGTGCACAATCTTTTTTTCGTCATCAGTCATCAATGGGTTAATGTGACCACCACACGCTTAGGATCTCTAAGTTAATCGTTAGCAAATTTACAACTCTGCTGCTTTGCCGATAAATACATATGCATATAATTTGCTACATTTCCAATTCATTGGAGATTTGTTATCAAGTCGTAGCTGATATCTCGCCTAAAATCAATAAAAAGAAACCACTATGTCGAACGACAAAAACAAAGCCTAACACTAACATCTAAGGCATTCCTATAGCGGGGGAAAGTGGCGTGTTAAACTTCATGGgaacaaattttgtccatagcATTGCAATGTTTCGATTGTTTCAGTAATCAACTCGAGCATTTGGTGGCTTAAACAGCTTTAACGGAATAAACAACAAGTCGGGCAAATAAAACGCTTCTACCTTAAATACATCCGTTCGCAATCATCAAATGGCTGCGTTGTAAGCCATTAGAAGATACTAGTGTTGCTTAAACTTacacaaattcaaaaaatatttaaaaaaaaaatataaataaaacaaaaatacaattaatttttattacacAGTGAAAAGAAAAGTCTAAAGCATGCAACATTTTAAGAGttttggtgttttatttttgctaATCATCGCAATAGTGAAATTGTCTCATGGCCAGATTAACAGAGATGACTTATTTCCGTTATCTATCATTCACATAAATGATTTCCATGCCAGGTAAGTTAGAGAAAATGAAGTGAAAATCAAAGTGAACATTTTAGGGAGACATTATGACAAACTAATTTATTTTCGAAATTGCAATCCAGGAAAGCTTttagatcttcgaaattcgaaaatataaGGAGTTACAGCAAATGTCGGACTCACTCACAACTTTTGAACTTTAGTATGATGAATTTGTAATGTTGAGcttgtttttccaaaaaaagtgACTGGGAATTGGGTCCAATGATATTTTTAGGCTACGAATGTACTTCAATTAAAGACATTTTGGGgctttgaaaaatgaaaatgttgatgggttaaccccttgcccgaaaaatttaaaaagtgaatatggaaaatttttagccATACCATGATTGGATTGTGCAATCCAGATATGTTTtcggatgttcgaaattcgaaaatatgagggagttacagcaatttcaaattcacgAACTCATTTGCAATCCAGAGATGCTTTCGGTTGgtcgaaattcaaaaatatgAGTGAGTTACAACAATTTGAACCCACACGGATTTTTAGAACTACGCTACAATAAAACTATGATTTCGGGACTAAGGGTGGCGTCAAATAGTATTTTTAGGCTACGAactttaattctgtgtccttaactcaaaaattttggaatttcccttgcctgaaatttttttttgcatttggaaatTTTAGGGAAAACATTTTAACCATATAATTCCTCTTGGAATATGCAATCCGGAGATGCTTTCGGATTTtcgaaattggaaaacatgAGGGAGTTACAGCACTTTTGAACCAATACAGATTTTTCGAACTTCAGTACAAGAAAACTGTGATTTCGAGcttgtttttcaaagaaaagccAGAGGATTGCATCAGATAATATTTTTGGGTTACAAACTTCAATTCTGTGCccttaactcaaaaaattttggggcttcgaaaatttaaaattttgatgggctaaggCCCTGctcgaaaaattctaaaaatatcaaagtgaaaattttggggAAACATTTTAGCCACACAATTCCTCTTGGAATTTGCAATCCAGAGATACTTtcggatgttcgaaattcgaaaatatgaGGGAGTTACAACAATTTCGAACTCACACTGATTTTTCGAACTTCAGTAGAAtaaaactctgattttgagcctgtttttcgaagaaaaggcTGGGGATTGCATCAAATAATATTTCTAGACTACGAACtttaattccaaaaaattttgagataaaatttaattccaaaaaattttaactcaaaaaattttggggcttcgaaaatttaaaattttgatgggctaagaaaaattcaaaaaaatatcaaagtgaaaattttggggAAACATTTTAGCCACACAATTCCTCTTGGAATTTGCAATTCAGAGATGCTTTCGGattttcgaagagttacaacaATTTCGAACTCGCACTGATTTTTCGAACTACAGTAGAAtaaaactctgattttgagcttgtttttcgaaggaAAGGCTGGGGATTGCATCAAATAATATGTTTAGGCTACGAAATTCAGTTCTGTGTctttaactcaaaaaattttggagcttcggaattttaaaattttcgtggGCTAAAGGCCAtgctcgaaaaattcaaaaaaaatatcaaagtgaacaTTTTAGGGAAACGTTGTGAGCAACTAACTTTCTTTCGTAATTGTAATACAGAAATGATTTCTGATCTTCGAGATTccgcctttagagaaaatttcatgaaaattttgtctttagagaaaattttatggtaattttgtccttagagaaaatttcatggaaattttgtctttagagaaaattttatggaaattttgtccttagagaaaatttcatggaaattttgtctttagagaaaatttcatggaagttttgtctttagagaaaattccatggaaattttgtctttagagaaaattttatggaaattttgtctttagagaaaatttcatggaaattttgtctttagagaaaatttaatggaaattttttctttagagaaaatttcatagaaattttgtctttagagaaaatttcatggaaattttgtctttagagaaaatttcatggaaattttgtctttaaagaaaaattcatggaaattttgtctttagagaaaatttcatagaaattttgtctttagagaaaatttcatagaaattttgtctttagagaaaatttcatggaaattttgtctttagagaaaattttatggtaattttgtccttagagaaaatttcatggaaattttgtctttagagaaaagtttatggaaattttgtccttagagaaaatttcatggaaattttgtctttagagaaaatttcatggaagttttgtctttagagaaaattccatggaaattttgtctttagagaaaatttcatagaaattttgtctttagagaaaatttcatggaaattttgtctttagagaaaatttcatggaaattttgtctttaaagaaaaattcatggaaattttgtctttagagaaaatttcatggaaattttgtccttagagaaaatttcatggaaattttgtctttagagaaaatttcatggaagttttgtctttagagaaaatttcatagaaattttgtttttagaaaaaatttcatggaaattttgtctttagagaatatttcatggaaattttgtctttagagaaaattttatggaaaatttgtctttagagaagatttcatggaaattttgtctttagagaaaatttcatggaaattttgtctttagagaaaatttcatggaaattttgtctttagagaaaatttcacggaattttgtctttagagaaaatttcacggaattttgtctttagagaaaatttcacggaattttgtctttagaaaaaatttcatgtaaattttgtctttagagaaaatttcatggaaattttgtctttagagaaaatttcatggaaattttgtctttagagaaaatttcatggaaattttgtctttagagaaaatttcatggaagttttgtctttagagaaaattccatggaaattttgtttttagaaaaaatttcatggaaattttgtctttagagaatatttcatggaaattttgtctttagagaatatttcatggaaattttgtctttagagaaaattttatggaaattttgtctttagagaaaatttcatggaaattttgtctttagagaaaatttcatggaaattttgtctttagagaaaatttcatggaaattttgtctttagagaaaatttcatggaaattttgtctttggagaaaatttcatggaaattttgtctttagagaaaatttgagggaaattttgactttagagaaagtttcatggaaattttgtcttttgagaaaatttcatggaaattgtgtctttagagaaaattgcatgaacatttttttctttagagaaaatttcatggaaattattGTCTTTAGAtagagaaaatttgtctttagagaaaaattcatgaaaattttgtaaaatattaatttc includes:
- the LOC106084119 gene encoding apyrase, giving the protein MQRIKNSSFALYLFIATVGWSQANVNRDDLFPLAIVHINDFHARYEPTDPSGGTCGQNEICIGGYARTVYTVKRLLEEQKDKNVVYFNAGDSFQGTLWYNIGRWNVTSQFLNMLPADAMTLGNHEFDHGVEGLVPFLQHIQSPMLVANMDVSKEPSLLGLYQNSTIIERGNRKIGVIGVILETTYDLANTGEVIFLNESLTILEEAAKLKAQGANIIIVLSHCGYDVDQVIAANAGSEIDVIVGAHSHTFLYTGDTPPGPDKPGGDYPTEVIHASGHRVLIVQAAAYAKYVGNITVYFDNEGNVVDFEGAPIYMAADVPEDPEVLEAIKPWKEIVDAKGHVIIGHTAVDLLKDPCDKEECNLGNFFTDALVHAFLNLAPYNEENWSLAPIALVNNGGLRVPLHRGNLTYSHMVTMSPFEGTLSAFDLPGEQLLEALEFAVSKIDLDNGITTSVPFLQVAGLKITYDYKRPVNERVVGLKVRCGACRLPSYEPLNKTSIYRIVASNFLLNGGDGFHMLEKHATNIKPYITDLDALLAYTEQVTPIYTGLQGRIKVV